The genome window CTTCTGCAAAGATAAACATTTAAAAGGAAAATGTACCGAAAGGAGGGTAAAAAATATGATTTTTGAATTAGGATTCAGGAGTTATAAGCGTTTTGAATCGGAATTTATAAATTATTGATGTCTGATAAAACCTAAACTATGCACTATCCCATGCGAATCCCTTTTAAACAGATAACACCCTGTTGTTTTTGGCGAAGCAAACCACCTAATCAAACATATTACATTTGCTTTTGGTAGCACAACACTTTTCCATCTGCAAAATGCTCCCAACCCGGCAACATATTGCAACGTATTCAGCCCCCAACACCATTGGTGTTTACCAACAACACAACAAGTGACAGGCTACAACACATCGGCTGAATACGGCAAGAGAGGTTCATCACTGTCATTATACATTCATAATATTAACACTAAAGTCCCTCCACGCCTACTATATGGACAAACCGCTCCAAAGCTATTCCTTGATACGGATAAAAGCATTGGCAAGGATGGCTGTAAGACCACCTGTTGTTATACCACTTGAAAAGATACTCTTGATAATACCGGGCAGCTTATCGAGAATACCGGGCACCAGCTCTACGCTCAATCCCATAGCAAAGCTGATTGCCATAACCAATACAGCCTTGCGGGTAATCTCGGTTGAAGCTATAATGCGAATACCTGCGGCAGCTACGGTACCGAACATCAACAGTGTTGCACCACCCAGAACCGGATCAGGAATGAGCGAGAAGACCTTGCCCACAACCGGGAAGAGTCCTAAGAGTACCAAGGCGGCTGCAATGAAGTAGCCTACATAACGGCTGGCAACACCCGTAAGCTGTATCATTCCGTTGTTCTGGGCAAAGATAGAGTTAGGGAAACTATTGAAAACAGCTGCGAGGAAGGAGTTGAAACCATCCGCAAGGACACCTCCCTGCGCTCTCTTCATGAAAACCGGACCCTCAACAGGCTCGCCGGAAATAAGAGAATTGGCTGTAATATCACCGAAAGCCTCAACTGCTGTGACAAGATAAATAAGTCCAAGAGCGATAATTGAACCCACATCAAAATTCAATCCATACTTGAAAGGAACAGGGATATTCAGACTCGCAGTGCCCTTGATGTTTGAAAAGTCTATCATATTGAGCGCATAGGCAACCACACTCCCTATCAACAGTCCCAACACAATGGATGCCATACGCAGGAAACGATTGTTTGAACGGTTGAAGATAATAATGCTTACCAATACCAACAGCGCAAGTCCGAGATTCTTCAATGAGCCGAACGTACCTGCATCAACTGCCGACTGACCGCCCCCACAGGAGCTGATGCCTGCCTTGATGAGACACATACCTATAAGTGCAACGACAATACCTGACACCAGTGGGGTGATAATCTTGCGTGTATAAGGGAGCAGGCGACTGACTATCATCTCGACAACTGACGCAACCATACAGGCACCGAAGATGTAGCTGAGCCCCAACTCAACATTCATCCTTCCGCTAACAACGCCAAGCGCACCTGCACCAATAATCGGACTGATGAATGAAAAGGATGTCCCCTGAACACAAAGAAGCCCCGTACCTATCGGACCGAACCTGCGACACTGGATGAAAGTGGCAATTCCTGACACGAAAAGCGACATTGATATGAGGAAACCGGTTGTCTCCAAATCAAACTTCAATTCCGAACTGATGATGAGCGGCGGGGTAATGATGGCTACAAAGATTGCCAACAAATGCTGCAAGGCAGCAAAAAGGGTCTCACGGAGAGGTGGGCGATCATTCAGACCGTAGATAAGTTCCTTAGACTTTTCCATTCTTTTTCTTTTTTTACAATATAATAAGGTAAGATTCCATGCTTCTTATAAAACTGAAAGATTAGCTTTGAATATTCCAAAGGGATACTCTACGAACCGTAAAAGAGAGCTATATAAACTTAAAGAGCAGCTTTACGATGCGAAAGCTGACCCTGTTAAACAAAAAAGGTGGGCACACAAGCCCACCTCGTTTATTACTATCTCAATTTAATTTCACAATTATCAAGCGACTCTATGATTGCCAGACTCTCACAGCGCACACCTTCCGCCTCGATTACCTCACGACCATGCTGGAACGCTTTTTCAATGATAAAGCCCATACCAACCAGCTCCGCACCTGCCTTCCTGCAAAGGTCTATGATGCCTTTTGCCGCATTACCGTAAGCGAGGAAGTCGTCCACAAACAGCACCTTGTCACCTTCACCCAGGTATTCCTTGGATATTACGACGTGATATTCCCGCTGCTTGGTAAACGAAAAGACCGTTGTCGAAAGCATATCGCTCATCGTCGAGGGCTTTTTCTTCTTGGCAAAGACCACAGGAAGGTCAAGCAGGAACCCCATCATGATGGCTGGCGCAATGCCACTCGCTTCAATCGTGATAATCTTGTTGATTTCCGTTGATGCATAACGGCGGATGAACTCCACACAAATCTGCTTCATCAGATTAGGATCCATCTGGTGATTAATGAACTTATCTACCTTCAAGATACCATCCGGGAAACACTTTCCATCCTTTAGGATACGGTCACGTAATGCTTTCATTGTGCAATTAATCGTTAGTCTGTTTCGAGAATTAATTGCCCACAAAAGTACTAAAAATCTCAAATATAACGAACAATACTTGTGCTTTTTTCTACATCTTTTCAAATATTATCCTAAATATATTTAAGTCATGGGCTATGTGAAAGAATTACAGCAGGCAGCCTCTTAAACCAAAATCAGTTCATCAGGGCACAACACACATCATTATTTAACCCAAATCTCATTCGAAATGCTCACCACTCCAAGGTGCTGCAAAAACACTGACCTAAGCGAAGAAAAACGGTTCTGACTAATAAGAAATCCGAAGAGTGACAGAGAATAAGGAAATACAATTTGCTCATTGCTTCCTATCTCTTTCACTCCTCGGATTTATCCATAAAATCATAAGCCTGCAAGAAAGGAGTTATCACAAATCCTTCATTACAAGAATGCTGCCACAGAACCTCTTACCGCAAAACATCTGCTACTACACCTCTACCATTACCGCATCTATGTTCTTTTTCTTCAATGCTTTCACAATAGATCTGGCTGTGGCAAAATCCGTCTCAAGCGGGATGGTCTTCATTTTACTCTTGAGAATATTATTAAGCGAAGTTCCCGTGAGGGCACTATTGTTATGGCAACGTGAATTGACAGTGTTCACCACAAACGGCTTCTGCTCCTTGTGAGGCTTGGTAATTAACTGGATATTATAGCGAGGCTGCACGTCAGGCTTCTCGTCCGTCTCCTCCGGGTCAGAAGGCGGGAGAACCGGCGGTTTGGGGTCAATAATAGGCTCTTCCTGTTTTATCTCTACAAGCTGGTTATTGAAGATTTCGATAAGTTTAGAGATACCCATTGGCATATCCGCTGTGGTAACACAGAGGTTTACATCTATACACCGCTTGCTTTTATATTCCTCCTTAGTAACATCCGTAATTGCACCAGAGTCACCAGGAGCAGAATACTTAGCCTTGAGTTCTACCTTATTGTCCTGTATGCTGCTCTCCGTAACCGTTGCCTGAAAAGTCAGGTTAACCTGTTCTATCTGCAGATAAGGAACAGGCACGATACAGACAAGCGGCATAATGAGTCGGTTTACCACTCCGCCACTTTCAAAGTAGAAGGTTACAGTGACAGGCTCAAGGTTGTAAGGGTCTCCGTCTTGTTTTCTGAACACCACCCCATTGAGATAATCAAGGGTAGCCTGAGCAGCCTCTTCTTGAGCATTGACGCAGGCAGATAGAGGTCCGCCGATGATGCGATTGAAGTCAAGTGCGCTCAGCGGAGAGTTCTGCTGACTTTGGTTGGGGGCATTGGATTCAGGCATATTCTTTCTGTTTTAGAGGTTCTTGGAATTGATACTTATTGATTTTCCGTCGGCTCGTCAGGCTTCCGAATGCGGATGCAGTTGTTGCCTACTATCTGCAACAGACGTGACATGCCGCCCGCAGGGAGTTCAGCAGAGGCTTTAATGTTCACACGAATGTTATTGCGCACATCGTATCCTGTCTGCCGTGATTCGGTCAACAGTTTATTGGAGGGCGAGAAACGCACCTTTAATCCTTCCTGCTGACTGGTATTTGAGGACATGATACTCACGAAGAAAGTAAGATCAGCCTGACTGATTTGCAGGAAAGGAAGCGGCACCAGCACCAACAGGGGCACACGGAGAGTATGACTTTCTCCATCCATCTGAATAGAGAACGTCACCATTACAGGCTCAGAACTGCCGTCGGAGGAACGGAAAGCCGTGCGCTCAATGAGGTCAAGCGACTTTTCCAAAGTCTCATGCTGCGCCTCAACGCAGTCGGCAAGCGTCTTGCGCATGACGTCAGAGAGCCACATGGCATCTTGATACGTCTTCCTTCTGGGTGTATCATTCTGGATTTTGCTCATTTCTTCTTACGTGATTTGACTTTCCCACTTTTCAGGGACTTGTCTACCTTTTCTCCCTTAACGCTCTCCCCATCAATTACTCGATCACTGGATGCGGAACGCGTAACCACACGAGGACGGACTGGTCGCTCTACATTGATAGTCCCTTCTGTTTCTGTAAGTCTATCAATAACACCAGAGGGTATTCTACCCGGCCGATCTACCTGAATAGGTTGTTCTACTTTAATAGGTCGCTCCACATTTATAGGTCGTCCTATGTTAATAGTACCTCCTACATCAGTAATGCTATCTATAATATCAGGGCGTACAATACCTGGGTCAATTATACCGGGCTGGCCTACAACACCCGGACCTGTGATAGCAGCAGCACGCTTACGCTCATTGTCAAGCACATAACCCACAAAGTCGGTATAGGCTTTATCGATATAGCCACCCTCAAGATAACATTTGGGTAATTTATTGTTATTGAGTTCGCCGTAAGTGTACCAGCCATTATATCGTTTGCTGAAACTCGCAAGGTCTTCCTTGAGAATACGCTGACCATTATCAGAAGAGAGTGTATCAGGATAGATACGTTGTGCCGTCCTAAGTGCAAGCAACAGGTGATTGCGCAACCAGTCATGTCTGTTATCACCACGTAACGTTTCCTGTCGTTCGATGTTCCACTGTATACTCTTACCAGGGTCAAAAGTGCATTCCGGATGCGGTTTCTTCCTATTGGTTTCAGGCAGTGCAAACGGATTGTTAGGGTCAGGACGATTTTCACGTATGCGACGCTCCAGAGCTTCCTTCTTCCTCCGCTCCCTCTCTTCTTTCAGCTTCTGTTCCCTTATCCACTCCTCTTCAGAGTGTTCCTTATGATACTTGAGTGCCTGTACGATGGCTGCGATCTTTTCACGACGCTTTTGTTCTCTCACTCTACGGCGCTCTCTTTCACGCTCTCTTTCTTCTTCTATGCGCTTCTGTTCCTCAAATTCAGCCTCCCTGATAGCACGTTGACGGGCTGCTTCCCACCGCATATCCTCCACTTCTTCGGCAGTCAGAGTCTCTTGTATAATGAGATTATTGCCAAAGAACTCGAGCATTTTCGCCATACCGGCCGGCATGTCGCTGGTAGCGGCACGAATATTGACGCCCATTTTGCTCTGCATCGAAATAGACTTTTCATCCTCTTCGGTGCGTTTGTACCCCTCCGAAGCATATTTTGCTTCCATCTTATCGCTGTCGCAGGCAGTTATGTCGGCCGTGAAAGAGAGGTCAACATAATTAATGCGCATGTATGGGATAGGCACGATGGTCATAAGCGGTACCGTCATGAGCGTGGGGACTCCTCCCATTATGAATGAGAAGGTAACGGTAATAGGCTCTGTACCCTCAATATCAAGACTCGAATCTGTCATCGTGAAACCACGGATAAAATCCATTGTGGTCTGCGCAGCCTCAGCCTGTGCATGAACACATGCTGCCAATGGGCCGCCGATGATGTTTCCGAAAGGGATGGAATTGAGGGCGCTCACAACCTGTTTGCCTGCATTTGTGTTAGTTCCATCTTGCATAGTGTTACGGAATTATCGTTGGAATGAACTTGCCTTCTTGAGGTTCTGTTGTGCCTCTTCGACGTTTTTCAATATCTCCATCGCCCGCTTTGACTCGTTTCGGTTGATATTCAGCACGAGGTGACAGTGTGGGCAGTGCAGTCCACTTGCCGAAAGCAGTTCTGTGATGGAAGTAGAAATGAATGTTCCACATTTAGGACAATTGAGTCCTGGGGTTTTCTGTTGATTATTTGTCATAGTTAATAAGTTTGAAGTTATTCTTGGTTTTTGTCTTTTGCTATCACCTTGATACTGCTGTCAGTTGCTTGCAGTAATCCGCGCATACCATCGGGCAGCTGGACTGGTTCGAGCTTGACATGTACCTTAATGTTTGTCATCTTCTTTTCCATTTCCGTGGACCTTGATGTTTCTGTCGGCACAGGTCTGATGAGTCTGACACGGACACCAGGTGCTATTATCTTTCTCCTCAGCATTTCTTCTCCCAGCTTATCCGCCTTTTCTGCTTTAGGAACAGATCTTAACCTGTTCTTGAATAACGGATAACGCTTCAAGAAGTGCTCACGTTCTTTACCGCTCACAACAGTCTTGATATCAATTTGCGCTTCTATATCGAATGTTGCTTCAGAAACACGCAGCACAGGAAGTGGCAGCAGCGACAGCTTAGGGATAGAGATAACCTGACGCTCTCCATCAGAATCTGTCATTTCAAAGTCTATCATCTTGAGCCTTTCCCGCCCTTTTGCATTTGCAGAGGGCATCAGTGCGTAGTCACGCAGCACCTTCAGGTAGTCTTCAGCAGCCTTCTGGTCAGCGGCAACAGTTGATTGAATCATTCCCGTCAGCATATCTGCCAACGTCATGTCCATCGAAAACTTATCTCTGTTACCAGACATATCTTCAGGACGAATATCCTTGGTATTGGTAGTATCGTTGCCCATAATGCATTATCAGAGGTTTATGATTCAGTGATCTTTACGCTGTCCTGTGGTGAGACCTTCAACGAAAGGCTATGAACGGCACTCTCTGGTAACACCGCCAGACGGTCAGCATCTACGATAACATCCATTGACTGGATGCCGTCTTCTGAGATTTCATCGGTTTGTCCACCGTCAGAGTCTATTGCGAACCGGAAAGTTATTTCCATATCACCGATGGTCACGGCAGGAAGGTTCAGCTGATGAATAACACCCGCACCCTCATATTGTTCAGCAAGTGCTTCTGTAAGGAGGTTAGCTTCATGCTGCGCAGACAGAACGTCGCGCAGCACAGAAGCTATTACATCTTGTAATTTCGTCATATTGAAATTATTTTATGAAACAAATACTATGCGTTGCAGCTTCCCTGCAGTAATGTTATAGGTTCCTTTTTCACTGAACACAAGCAGCATATTGTCGCCACTCTGCAGCAAAGTAGGAGTTTTCTTGCCGTTAAGCTGCACGCATTTCACCGCTGTTGGCTGGTAAGCTCCCTTTTCGTCACGATAGTTTACCGATATGGCAGCATACCCGTTGACAAGTGATACCTGCTCTGTCGACACCTGAAGGATACCATTTGGGTCTATGACTTCCGTCGACTCATTAAGTACACCTAACAGTTTGTCGATTCCACGAGGCATTTCACCTTCGCTTGCAGTGATGGTAACGTCCATCGTTGTTTCCACACTGTAACGTGAGTCACGGGTTGCACCGGAATCTTTCTTTGACGAATAGCTGGCTGACAAGATTGCCTTAGGGCTTGACTTGGTCTCCGCTTCAGCTTGTTTAGCATTCTGACCTGTTGCACCTCCCTTATCCGTTGAGGGCTTCTGCGCTCCTCCTCCAGAGGAAGAAGGCTTAGCAGATTTATCATTGCTATTCAATCCAAAAGTGGTATTGACAGGTGTTCCGCCACTTCCGACAGAAGCCACAACCGATGAGATTGCATCCACCTTCGCCTTGAACGTATAGTTCATGGACGTTATGGAGAGGCGTGGCACAGGCATCAGCGTAAGCAATGGGACCCGCATCTTTACCTGTTTGCCATCGCGGACGAAGTTCATCGTGACATAGATTATCTGTCCCTGTCCGTCCTTGTCCACTTTTATGCCTTCTTCACGGATGTAACTGAGCGTTTCCTTTGCAAGGTCACGCTGTGCCTTGATGGCCGCACGTAACGGATTACCTATAAGTTTATCGAACGACAGCTTATCAAGCAGGTTCAGGGAGTCTTCCACAAAAGCCTTATCAATCTGCACTTCGTCCAAATCCTTCATCTGATCAGCTAATGACGGTTGGCTTGCACCTCCCTTATTGTCAGTTCCGACAGCATTCTTGACACCATCAAGAGCACTCTTACCTTCTTCAACAATTCCACCTTTTTCCTCTTTCGAAGTATCAGCGGCGTTCTTGTCTTTAGTCTCGGTATTACTGTCTTTATCCTCAGCTTTACCTCCGGTATCCTTACCCTTACCGCTGTCAGTGCCTAACAGGTCATTAGCCTTGTCTTCTATCTTTTCTTTAACCTTGTCTTTAACAGTATCCTTAACCGTATCTATAATATCGGTAAGGATACCACCGCCCTCTTTTCCAGATTCACCTTTTGCGGCATCTCCGTCCGTTTTCGGGTCTTGTTCCGTAGGCGGGGAGTTATTGGTAAGATTATCATCTTTTCCTATATTCTTATCATCTGGCATAGTCGGTTACTATTTAGTTACATTAATGACCAGCATTTTCTTGCCAGCCTTTGCACAATAGAATCCCTCTTTCTTGAACTCGCAGAGTACTCCAGTGTCATCGGCAGTTGTCCGACATTCTTTGTCTGTAAGCGCACTGCCCGTCTTAGAGTCCTTATACTCATATAATTTAATATCTTCAGGCATATAATAGCCTTCGCTATTCTTATAAGAGATATAGGTACTACCTCCACCTGCCAGGCTGACAACCTGGTCAGAGGCGTGCATTTCACCCTTTGTGTCCGTTGAGTCAATAGAGTTGCTGAGTACCTCCAGCACCTTAGCCATTCCAGCAGGCATATCATCCTGTCCAGCCTTGACATTCACGTCCATCGTATATTCCACGCTGTACTTGGAATCACGTGTGGCTGTGGAGTCTTTCTTGCTTGATATGCTGGTGCTCAATTCCACACTGGCACTTGCTATGAGATAGTTTACTCCTGCCTTTGCCTTCATCCCCGCCTCAAATCCAAAGGATTTATGTACGGACTTTGAAGTAGATGCTGCCGCAGAGATGCGTGCCTTGAAGGCAATATCAATCTCCCGTATAGCAAGGTAAGGAATCGGAACTATCGTCAGCAATGGCAGGCAAAGAGTTGCCGAACGCCCGTCTTTGCGGTATTCGAAACTCACATAAATTGCCTTCTTTCCGCCGTCTTCACTGTCTGTCAGTCCTACATCTCTGATAAATTCCCAGGAAGATTGTGCAGCTTTTGCCTGAGCATCAATGCAGGCAGTTAGCGGACTTCCTATGAGAGTACCAAAAGGTAATGACTGCAAAGCATTTGTGGCGACTTGAGAAGGAGTCGTGTCAATGGATGCCATAACCTTGGAAAGATTTAGAAATTAATAAATGAACAATACTTTCG of Prevotella fusca JCM 17724 contains these proteins:
- a CDS encoding nucleobase:cation symporter-2 family protein, which translates into the protein MEKSKELIYGLNDRPPLRETLFAALQHLLAIFVAIITPPLIISSELKFDLETTGFLISMSLFVSGIATFIQCRRFGPIGTGLLCVQGTSFSFISPIIGAGALGVVSGRMNVELGLSYIFGACMVASVVEMIVSRLLPYTRKIITPLVSGIVVALIGMCLIKAGISSCGGGQSAVDAGTFGSLKNLGLALLVLVSIIIFNRSNNRFLRMASIVLGLLIGSVVAYALNMIDFSNIKGTASLNIPVPFKYGLNFDVGSIIALGLIYLVTAVEAFGDITANSLISGEPVEGPVFMKRAQGGVLADGFNSFLAAVFNSFPNSIFAQNNGMIQLTGVASRYVGYFIAAALVLLGLFPVVGKVFSLIPDPVLGGATLLMFGTVAAAGIRIIASTEITRKAVLVMAISFAMGLSVELVPGILDKLPGIIKSIFSSGITTGGLTAILANAFIRIKE
- the xpt gene encoding xanthine phosphoribosyltransferase — its product is MKALRDRILKDGKCFPDGILKVDKFINHQMDPNLMKQICVEFIRRYASTEINKIITIEASGIAPAIMMGFLLDLPVVFAKKKKPSTMSDMLSTTVFSFTKQREYHVVISKEYLGEGDKVLFVDDFLAYGNAAKGIIDLCRKAGAELVGMGFIIEKAFQHGREVIEAEGVRCESLAIIESLDNCEIKLR
- a CDS encoding DUF2589 domain-containing protein; protein product: MPESNAPNQSQQNSPLSALDFNRIIGGPLSACVNAQEEAAQATLDYLNGVVFRKQDGDPYNLEPVTVTFYFESGGVVNRLIMPLVCIVPVPYLQIEQVNLTFQATVTESSIQDNKVELKAKYSAPGDSGAITDVTKEEYKSKRCIDVNLCVTTADMPMGISKLIEIFNNQLVEIKQEEPIIDPKPPVLPPSDPEETDEKPDVQPRYNIQLITKPHKEQKPFVVNTVNSRCHNNSALTGTSLNNILKSKMKTIPLETDFATARSIVKALKKKNIDAVMVEV
- a CDS encoding DUF2589 domain-containing protein, giving the protein MSKIQNDTPRRKTYQDAMWLSDVMRKTLADCVEAQHETLEKSLDLIERTAFRSSDGSSEPVMVTFSIQMDGESHTLRVPLLVLVPLPFLQISQADLTFFVSIMSSNTSQQEGLKVRFSPSNKLLTESRQTGYDVRNNIRVNIKASAELPAGGMSRLLQIVGNNCIRIRKPDEPTENQ
- a CDS encoding DUF2589 domain-containing protein gives rise to the protein MQDGTNTNAGKQVVSALNSIPFGNIIGGPLAACVHAQAEAAQTTMDFIRGFTMTDSSLDIEGTEPITVTFSFIMGGVPTLMTVPLMTIVPIPYMRINYVDLSFTADITACDSDKMEAKYASEGYKRTEEDEKSISMQSKMGVNIRAATSDMPAGMAKMLEFFGNNLIIQETLTAEEVEDMRWEAARQRAIREAEFEEQKRIEEERERERERRRVREQKRREKIAAIVQALKYHKEHSEEEWIREQKLKEERERRKKEALERRIRENRPDPNNPFALPETNRKKPHPECTFDPGKSIQWNIERQETLRGDNRHDWLRNHLLLALRTAQRIYPDTLSSDNGQRILKEDLASFSKRYNGWYTYGELNNNKLPKCYLEGGYIDKAYTDFVGYVLDNERKRAAAITGPGVVGQPGIIDPGIVRPDIIDSITDVGGTINIGRPINVERPIKVEQPIQVDRPGRIPSGVIDRLTETEGTINVERPVRPRVVTRSASSDRVIDGESVKGEKVDKSLKSGKVKSRKKK
- a CDS encoding DUF2589 domain-containing protein; this translates as MGNDTTNTKDIRPEDMSGNRDKFSMDMTLADMLTGMIQSTVAADQKAAEDYLKVLRDYALMPSANAKGRERLKMIDFEMTDSDGERQVISIPKLSLLPLPVLRVSEATFDIEAQIDIKTVVSGKEREHFLKRYPLFKNRLRSVPKAEKADKLGEEMLRRKIIAPGVRVRLIRPVPTETSRSTEMEKKMTNIKVHVKLEPVQLPDGMRGLLQATDSSIKVIAKDKNQE
- a CDS encoding DUF2589 domain-containing protein, producing MPDDKNIGKDDNLTNNSPPTEQDPKTDGDAAKGESGKEGGGILTDIIDTVKDTVKDKVKEKIEDKANDLLGTDSGKGKDTGGKAEDKDSNTETKDKNAADTSKEEKGGIVEEGKSALDGVKNAVGTDNKGGASQPSLADQMKDLDEVQIDKAFVEDSLNLLDKLSFDKLIGNPLRAAIKAQRDLAKETLSYIREEGIKVDKDGQGQIIYVTMNFVRDGKQVKMRVPLLTLMPVPRLSITSMNYTFKAKVDAISSVVASVGSGGTPVNTTFGLNSNDKSAKPSSSGGGAQKPSTDKGGATGQNAKQAEAETKSSPKAILSASYSSKKDSGATRDSRYSVETTMDVTITASEGEMPRGIDKLLGVLNESTEVIDPNGILQVSTEQVSLVNGYAAISVNYRDEKGAYQPTAVKCVQLNGKKTPTLLQSGDNMLLVFSEKGTYNITAGKLQRIVFVS
- a CDS encoding DUF2589 domain-containing protein; the protein is MASIDTTPSQVATNALQSLPFGTLIGSPLTACIDAQAKAAQSSWEFIRDVGLTDSEDGGKKAIYVSFEYRKDGRSATLCLPLLTIVPIPYLAIREIDIAFKARISAAASTSKSVHKSFGFEAGMKAKAGVNYLIASASVELSTSISSKKDSTATRDSKYSVEYTMDVNVKAGQDDMPAGMAKVLEVLSNSIDSTDTKGEMHASDQVVSLAGGGSTYISYKNSEGYYMPEDIKLYEYKDSKTGSALTDKECRTTADDTGVLCEFKKEGFYCAKAGKKMLVINVTK